Proteins found in one Drosophila busckii strain San Diego stock center, stock number 13000-0081.31 chromosome 2R, ASM1175060v1, whole genome shotgun sequence genomic segment:
- the LOC108595794 gene encoding thymidylate kinase, producing MSEQKRGLFIVFEGCDRVGKTTQSRLLCEGLQQKGVDVKRINFPDRTTSIGQVINSYLTSQVEHSHQVIHLLFSANRWERIEDIKQELLNGKTLICDRYAYSGAAYSVAKGLDLKWCCAPDLGLLQPDAVIYMKAKPEALTARGNYGDERFDNVEFQRKVSDVFDGFMAEQRDKDSCYWHEIDASQSKEALQQQIAKIVESLQLKISTKPLVELC from the exons ATGAGTGAACAAAAACGCGGCTTGTTTATAGTCTTTGAAGGCTGTGATCGCGTGGGCAAAACAACACAAAGCCGACTGCTGT GCGAGGGACTACAGCAAAAAGGGGTGGATGTAAAGCGGATAAACTTTCCGGATAGAACAACGTCAATAGGTCAGGTTATAAATTCGTACTTGACCAGCCAGGTAGAACATTCCCATCAGGTTATACATTTGCTTTTCTCAGCAAATCGCTGGGAGCGCATAGAAGACATCAAGCAGGAATTGCTAAATGGCAAGACATTGATCTGTGACCGTTATGCTTACTCCGGTGCAGCGTATTCAGTGGCCAAGGGACTCGATTTAAAATGGTGCTGTGCACCCGATCTAGGGCTGCTCCAACCCGATGCAGTCATATATATGAAGGCAAAGCCGGAAGCTCTGACAGCGCGTGGAAACTATGGCGATGAACg CTTTGATAATGTGGAGTTCCAACGCAAAGTGAGCGACGTATTTGACGGCTTCATGGCTGAGCAACGTGACAAGGACAGCTGCTATTGGCATGAAATCGATGCAAGTCAGTCCAAGGAGgcgctgcaacaacaaattgctaaaattgttgaaagtttgcaattgaaaatatctACAAAGCCGTTGGTTGAACTCTGCTGA
- the LOC108597354 gene encoding uncharacterized protein CG5098 isoform X1: protein MSNNNHPHGHLSQAAQNPSWNPLQIPSYIPRQPQLAHMSNERSMVRSPLAWHAPSGQPPPPPTPDALYNFMSANHKNLDHHHQMNSLLASPYTATLPFDSMDLSLQSSRTAAPALSKSGQQQQQQQQQQQHLHVPPTYPTIHNLTTNAPTTAAVPGHLQSMSATAAAAAASKYLNANGASGAADCESLLPPPPSTPPKNNNTNSNHSNSSGSGNTSNSNNNVPSPHYMQSRDENFKLTQLKNLQNSPDMNSKDCGYTGGAQTGKHAAHNLQQQQQQHAKKPSPLRNYSQQQQPPPYNMTPAAANMKYNGPQTPPTPQSPLDYNQLHLHHHHPLHAGYAPPTQQQHMQEQQHMLYAGATHSHLLAPPAPHINSSPYQQQQQQQQQSQLQQQQQQAAAPQQTHTPQMHSRNAPLTNLDMLPKQQHEEEPQTIITDLSTTTAYRNNAAPAPTPTPPAATAAAAAAADDKQLPEAPESPYMTTSNEESLESNSNSSNSRKRRKRKSSQVMRVTPSEPIKKQRTPSPQSNSCSPKHSPKNGNDTVDFQHFGLKPQENGCSVTPPAISADNSNSSSALFNDASNPKTKKQRQALLQRNLTEQQQQHQQIREQHDEEEPLPLTNASASSATQMPPPPSPPSNSSSSSSSSSSAATRSSHSMPESSEATQIKQLPLQPDNNNKVTVADTPASPALMEQGNIDAKPAVSVHEEEEDQEATAINQTPPQTATATTPPTTTTAAAAPAVAAATKPLSATEDCQFNEVEDKLEQMFAGIEDEPAEQETNETKTAAEATHDLSAQLALDSVAKLEPKSASSTPPAASTPTPEVRPMATKASMKSTMPSPIRIATPTPPPIAEAPTEISKAAVAPPPQPPPASAKLTARTPPTRCMPPRRLSMGMDPSLLRFTFQEQQPAAKAKKNAGRKKQPAPALALDSEDDDKPSTSAAAAAALARKLSEAAAAAKASNAKANNTSKSKKKQAAPKGKKAAAPKQNNKKATNNLRKPPSTDEDSTPAPTGNGGAAAELRFKSPFVLIKPDGSLSIKNTHNAEDLNEKHTKKKHTKTPHERKNLRGMHSSTLSNRYDADTTDSSWICVFCKRGPHKLGLGDLFGPYLISIDCEEYRAALQLPATGAQDIDSLFVSKRKRADMVKLQRNLPVVPATLAHIMQAPKISMHKRKRKQTHDSQHSFSDDQHESQSQCSSQDPLDCSHEAKFAETFRGMSKTSELGYEIWMHEDCAIWANDIQLIGAHVNGLDAAVWDSTRYQCVRCAQPGANICCFQRACKAAAHVPCARDANWRLSEKNRQVYCELHQHETSAIPTAIPAMPLPAPPQVQSTVPTAQPAPLPPPLQVHLLP, encoded by the exons ATGTCTAACAACAATCATCCGCATGGCCATTTGAGTCAGGCGGCACAGAATCCTTCATGGAATCCGCTGCAA ATACCATCATATATACCGCGGCAGCCACAACTGGCGCACATGTCCAATGAGCGATCCATGGTGCGGTCACCATTGGCCTGGCATGCGCCGTCCGGCcaaccgccaccgccaccaacGCCCGATgcgctttataattttatgtcGGCCAATCATAAAAAC ctggatcatcatcatcaaatgAATTCATTGCTGGCGTCGCCATATACAGCAACATTGCCTTTTGACTCCATGGATTTATCGCTGCAATCGAGTCGTACCGCTGCGCCGGCGCTGAGCAAGtctggccaacagcagcagcagcaacaacaacagcagcaacatttgcatgtgCCGCCAACTTACCCAACGAT TCATAATCTGACCACAAATGCGCCGACCACAGCTGCTGTGCCAGGACATTTGCAGAGCATGTCCGCtacggctgcagctgctgctgccagcaaataTCTCAATGCCAATGGTGCTAGCGGTGCAGCTGATTGCGaatcgctgctgccgccgccgcccagtACCCCgcctaaaaacaataacaccAACAGCAATCATAGCAATAgtagcggcagcggcaacacaagcaatagcaacaacaatgtgccgTCTCCACATTATATGCAGTCACGTGATGAAAATTTCAAGTTAACGCAGctcaaaaatttgcaaaactcGCCGGATATGAATAGCAAGGACTGCGGCTATACTGGCGGTGCACAAACGGGCAAACATGCCGcgcacaacttgcaacagcagcaacagcaacatgcaaagAAAC CCTCGCCATTGCGCAACTAttcccaacagcagcagccgccgccataCAACATGACACCAGCGGCAGCAAATATGAAATACAATGGTCCACAGACGCCGCCAACCCCACAGTCACCCTTGGACTACAACCAGCTGCAtctgcatcatcatcatccgcTGCATGCTGGCTATGCGCcgcccacacagcagcaacatatgcAAGAACAGCAACATATGCTTTATGCAGGCGCAACGCATAGTCATCTGTTGGCGCCTCCAGCGCCGCATATAAACAGCTCGCCgtatcagcaacaacagcagcagcagcaacagtcgcaattgcagcagcagcagcaacaagctgcagcgcCTCAACAAACGCACACGCCTCAAATGCATTCCCGCAACGCGCCATTAACGAATCTCGACATGttgcccaagcagcagcacgagGAGGAGCCACAAACGATTATAACAGATCTATCAACAACGACTGCATATCGCAATAACGCAGCACCAGCGCCGACCCCaacgccaccagcagcaacagccgcagcagcagcagcagcggatgACAAACAACTGCCAGAGGCGCCCGAATCGCCTTACATGACCACCTCAAACGAAGAGTCGCTGGAGtccaatagcaacagcagcaacagtcgcaagCGACGCAAACGCAAATCCAGCCAAGTGATGCGCGTGACGCCCAGCGAACCCATCAAGAAACAACGCACGCCCAGTCCACAAAGCAATAGCTGCAGTCCCAAGCACTCACCCAAAAATGGCAACGATACTGTGGACTTTCAGCACTTTGGACTGAAGCCACAGGAGAATGGATGTTCAGTGACGCCGCCAGCCATCAGCGCTGACAATAGCAATAGCTCCAGTGCGCTGTTCAACGATGCAAGTAATCCCAAGACAAAGAAGCAACGgcaggcgctgctgcaacGCAATCtcacagagcagcagcagcagcatcagcagatACGAGAGCAACATGATGAGGAGGAGCCTTTGCCGCTGAcaaatgccagcgccagcagcgctacGCAAATGCCACCGCCACCCAGTCCACcaagcaatagcagcagtagcagttcCAGCAGCTCTAGTGCTGCTACACGCAGCAGTCACAGCATGCCGGAGAGCAGCGAAGCCACGCAGATCAAGCAACTGCCGCTGCAGCcggataacaacaacaaagtgacTGTGGCGGATACGCCGGCATCGCCCGCATTAATGGAGCAGGGCAACATAGATGCCAAGCCGGCGGTTAGTGTGCATGAAGAAGAAGAGGACCAGGAGGCAACAGCGATCAATCAAACGCCACCAcaaacggcaacagcaacaacaccgccaacaacaacaacagcagcagcagcaccagcagttgctgctgctaccaaACCATTAAGTGCAACTGAAGATTGTCAGTTTAACGAGGTGGAGGACAAGCTGGAGCAAATGTTTGCCGGCATTGAGGATGAGCCCGCAGAGCAAGAAACTAATGAAACCAAAACAGCTGCCGAAGCAACACATGACCTCAGCGCTCAGCTGGCCTTAGATAGTGTTGCCAAGTTGGAACCCAAATCAGCATCAAGCacgccaccagcagcaagcacaccTACGCCTGAGGTGCGACCCATGGCTACCAAGGCGTCCATGAAGTCTACGATGCCGAGTCCCATACgcattgccacgcccacgccgccGCCAATCGCTGAGGCTCCAACGGaaataagcaaagctgcaGTTGCGCCGCCTCCGCAGCCACCGCCGGCCAGCGCTAAGCTGACAGCACGTACGCCGCCCACACGTTGCATGCCACCGCGTCGTCTATCCATGGGCATGGATCCATCGCTGCTGCGTTTTACCTTCCAGGAGCAACAGCcagcagctaaagccaaaaagaATGCAGGCCGCAAAAAGCAGCCAGCTCCAGCTTTGGCACTAGACAGCGAGGATGACGATAAGCCGAGCACatcagccgctgctgctgccgccttgGCGCGCAAACTAAgcgaagctgcagcagcagccaaagccagcaATGCCAAGGCCAACaatacaagcaaaagcaagaagaagcaaGCAGCGCCCAAAGGcaagaaagcagcagcgccaaagcagaacaacaaaaaggcaacaaacaaTCTACGTAAACCGCCCAGCACCGATGAGGACAGCACGCCGGCGCCTACGGGCAATGGTGGCGCCGCTGCCGAGCTGCGCTTCAAATCCCCGTTCGTACTCATCAAACCCGACGGCAGTCTGAGCATTAAGAACACACACAACGCCGAAGATCTCAATGAGAAGCACACCAAGAAGAAGCATACAAAGACGCCGCATGAGCGCAAAAACCTGCGCGGCATGCACAGCTCCACATTAAGCAATCGCTACGATGCGGACACCACAGACTCCAGCTGGATTTGTGTCTTCTGCAAGCGTGGGCCGCACAAGCTTGGTCTGGGCGATCTGTTCGGCCCCTATCTGATTTCCATCGACTGTGAGGAATACCGCGCGGCACTGCAGCTGCCAGCGACGGGTGCGCAGGACATTGATAGCTTGTTCGTCAGCAAACGCAAGCGCGCCGACATGGTCAAGCTGCAACGCAATCTGCCCGTAGTGCCCGCCACACTGGCGCATATAATGCAGGCGCCCAAAATAAGCATG CACAAACGCAAGCGCAAGCAAACCCACGACAGTCAGCACTCGTTCAGCGACGATCAACACGAGTCGCAATCGCAGTGCTCCTCGCAGGATCCGCTGGACTGCAGTCACGAGGCGAAGTTTGCGGAAACATTTCGCGGCATGTCAAAGACCTCCGAGCTTGGCTACGAGATTTGGATGCACGAAGACTGCGCCATCTGGGCCAATGATATACAGCTGATTGGAGCGCATGTCAATGGACTCGATGCCGCTGTCTGGGATAGTACGCGCTATCAGTGCGTGCGCTGCGCACAGCCAGGCGCCAATATCTGCTGCTTTCAACGCGCCTGCAAGGCGGCCGCCCATGTGCCCTGTGCGCGCGATGCCAACTGGAGGCTGAGCGAAAAGAATCGCCAGGTGTATTGTGAGCTGCATCAGCATGAGACGAGTGCAATACCAACGGCAATACCAGCAATGCCTTTGCCAGCGCCGCCGCAAGTGCAGAGCACTGTGCCAACGGCACAGCCAGCACCGCTGCCACCGCCTCTCCAAGTGCACCTGCTTCCCTGA
- the LOC108597354 gene encoding uncharacterized protein CG5098 isoform X2 codes for MNSLLASPYTATLPFDSMDLSLQSSRTAAPALSKSGQQQQQQQQQQQHLHVPPTYPTIHNLTTNAPTTAAVPGHLQSMSATAAAAAASKYLNANGASGAADCESLLPPPPSTPPKNNNTNSNHSNSSGSGNTSNSNNNVPSPHYMQSRDENFKLTQLKNLQNSPDMNSKDCGYTGGAQTGKHAAHNLQQQQQQHAKKPSPLRNYSQQQQPPPYNMTPAAANMKYNGPQTPPTPQSPLDYNQLHLHHHHPLHAGYAPPTQQQHMQEQQHMLYAGATHSHLLAPPAPHINSSPYQQQQQQQQQSQLQQQQQQAAAPQQTHTPQMHSRNAPLTNLDMLPKQQHEEEPQTIITDLSTTTAYRNNAAPAPTPTPPAATAAAAAAADDKQLPEAPESPYMTTSNEESLESNSNSSNSRKRRKRKSSQVMRVTPSEPIKKQRTPSPQSNSCSPKHSPKNGNDTVDFQHFGLKPQENGCSVTPPAISADNSNSSSALFNDASNPKTKKQRQALLQRNLTEQQQQHQQIREQHDEEEPLPLTNASASSATQMPPPPSPPSNSSSSSSSSSSAATRSSHSMPESSEATQIKQLPLQPDNNNKVTVADTPASPALMEQGNIDAKPAVSVHEEEEDQEATAINQTPPQTATATTPPTTTTAAAAPAVAAATKPLSATEDCQFNEVEDKLEQMFAGIEDEPAEQETNETKTAAEATHDLSAQLALDSVAKLEPKSASSTPPAASTPTPEVRPMATKASMKSTMPSPIRIATPTPPPIAEAPTEISKAAVAPPPQPPPASAKLTARTPPTRCMPPRRLSMGMDPSLLRFTFQEQQPAAKAKKNAGRKKQPAPALALDSEDDDKPSTSAAAAAALARKLSEAAAAAKASNAKANNTSKSKKKQAAPKGKKAAAPKQNNKKATNNLRKPPSTDEDSTPAPTGNGGAAAELRFKSPFVLIKPDGSLSIKNTHNAEDLNEKHTKKKHTKTPHERKNLRGMHSSTLSNRYDADTTDSSWICVFCKRGPHKLGLGDLFGPYLISIDCEEYRAALQLPATGAQDIDSLFVSKRKRADMVKLQRNLPVVPATLAHIMQAPKISMHKRKRKQTHDSQHSFSDDQHESQSQCSSQDPLDCSHEAKFAETFRGMSKTSELGYEIWMHEDCAIWANDIQLIGAHVNGLDAAVWDSTRYQCVRCAQPGANICCFQRACKAAAHVPCARDANWRLSEKNRQVYCELHQHETSAIPTAIPAMPLPAPPQVQSTVPTAQPAPLPPPLQVHLLP; via the exons atgAATTCATTGCTGGCGTCGCCATATACAGCAACATTGCCTTTTGACTCCATGGATTTATCGCTGCAATCGAGTCGTACCGCTGCGCCGGCGCTGAGCAAGtctggccaacagcagcagcagcaacaacaacagcagcaacatttgcatgtgCCGCCAACTTACCCAACGAT TCATAATCTGACCACAAATGCGCCGACCACAGCTGCTGTGCCAGGACATTTGCAGAGCATGTCCGCtacggctgcagctgctgctgccagcaaataTCTCAATGCCAATGGTGCTAGCGGTGCAGCTGATTGCGaatcgctgctgccgccgccgcccagtACCCCgcctaaaaacaataacaccAACAGCAATCATAGCAATAgtagcggcagcggcaacacaagcaatagcaacaacaatgtgccgTCTCCACATTATATGCAGTCACGTGATGAAAATTTCAAGTTAACGCAGctcaaaaatttgcaaaactcGCCGGATATGAATAGCAAGGACTGCGGCTATACTGGCGGTGCACAAACGGGCAAACATGCCGcgcacaacttgcaacagcagcaacagcaacatgcaaagAAAC CCTCGCCATTGCGCAACTAttcccaacagcagcagccgccgccataCAACATGACACCAGCGGCAGCAAATATGAAATACAATGGTCCACAGACGCCGCCAACCCCACAGTCACCCTTGGACTACAACCAGCTGCAtctgcatcatcatcatccgcTGCATGCTGGCTATGCGCcgcccacacagcagcaacatatgcAAGAACAGCAACATATGCTTTATGCAGGCGCAACGCATAGTCATCTGTTGGCGCCTCCAGCGCCGCATATAAACAGCTCGCCgtatcagcaacaacagcagcagcagcaacagtcgcaattgcagcagcagcagcaacaagctgcagcgcCTCAACAAACGCACACGCCTCAAATGCATTCCCGCAACGCGCCATTAACGAATCTCGACATGttgcccaagcagcagcacgagGAGGAGCCACAAACGATTATAACAGATCTATCAACAACGACTGCATATCGCAATAACGCAGCACCAGCGCCGACCCCaacgccaccagcagcaacagccgcagcagcagcagcagcggatgACAAACAACTGCCAGAGGCGCCCGAATCGCCTTACATGACCACCTCAAACGAAGAGTCGCTGGAGtccaatagcaacagcagcaacagtcgcaagCGACGCAAACGCAAATCCAGCCAAGTGATGCGCGTGACGCCCAGCGAACCCATCAAGAAACAACGCACGCCCAGTCCACAAAGCAATAGCTGCAGTCCCAAGCACTCACCCAAAAATGGCAACGATACTGTGGACTTTCAGCACTTTGGACTGAAGCCACAGGAGAATGGATGTTCAGTGACGCCGCCAGCCATCAGCGCTGACAATAGCAATAGCTCCAGTGCGCTGTTCAACGATGCAAGTAATCCCAAGACAAAGAAGCAACGgcaggcgctgctgcaacGCAATCtcacagagcagcagcagcagcatcagcagatACGAGAGCAACATGATGAGGAGGAGCCTTTGCCGCTGAcaaatgccagcgccagcagcgctacGCAAATGCCACCGCCACCCAGTCCACcaagcaatagcagcagtagcagttcCAGCAGCTCTAGTGCTGCTACACGCAGCAGTCACAGCATGCCGGAGAGCAGCGAAGCCACGCAGATCAAGCAACTGCCGCTGCAGCcggataacaacaacaaagtgacTGTGGCGGATACGCCGGCATCGCCCGCATTAATGGAGCAGGGCAACATAGATGCCAAGCCGGCGGTTAGTGTGCATGAAGAAGAAGAGGACCAGGAGGCAACAGCGATCAATCAAACGCCACCAcaaacggcaacagcaacaacaccgccaacaacaacaacagcagcagcagcaccagcagttgctgctgctaccaaACCATTAAGTGCAACTGAAGATTGTCAGTTTAACGAGGTGGAGGACAAGCTGGAGCAAATGTTTGCCGGCATTGAGGATGAGCCCGCAGAGCAAGAAACTAATGAAACCAAAACAGCTGCCGAAGCAACACATGACCTCAGCGCTCAGCTGGCCTTAGATAGTGTTGCCAAGTTGGAACCCAAATCAGCATCAAGCacgccaccagcagcaagcacaccTACGCCTGAGGTGCGACCCATGGCTACCAAGGCGTCCATGAAGTCTACGATGCCGAGTCCCATACgcattgccacgcccacgccgccGCCAATCGCTGAGGCTCCAACGGaaataagcaaagctgcaGTTGCGCCGCCTCCGCAGCCACCGCCGGCCAGCGCTAAGCTGACAGCACGTACGCCGCCCACACGTTGCATGCCACCGCGTCGTCTATCCATGGGCATGGATCCATCGCTGCTGCGTTTTACCTTCCAGGAGCAACAGCcagcagctaaagccaaaaagaATGCAGGCCGCAAAAAGCAGCCAGCTCCAGCTTTGGCACTAGACAGCGAGGATGACGATAAGCCGAGCACatcagccgctgctgctgccgccttgGCGCGCAAACTAAgcgaagctgcagcagcagccaaagccagcaATGCCAAGGCCAACaatacaagcaaaagcaagaagaagcaaGCAGCGCCCAAAGGcaagaaagcagcagcgccaaagcagaacaacaaaaaggcaacaaacaaTCTACGTAAACCGCCCAGCACCGATGAGGACAGCACGCCGGCGCCTACGGGCAATGGTGGCGCCGCTGCCGAGCTGCGCTTCAAATCCCCGTTCGTACTCATCAAACCCGACGGCAGTCTGAGCATTAAGAACACACACAACGCCGAAGATCTCAATGAGAAGCACACCAAGAAGAAGCATACAAAGACGCCGCATGAGCGCAAAAACCTGCGCGGCATGCACAGCTCCACATTAAGCAATCGCTACGATGCGGACACCACAGACTCCAGCTGGATTTGTGTCTTCTGCAAGCGTGGGCCGCACAAGCTTGGTCTGGGCGATCTGTTCGGCCCCTATCTGATTTCCATCGACTGTGAGGAATACCGCGCGGCACTGCAGCTGCCAGCGACGGGTGCGCAGGACATTGATAGCTTGTTCGTCAGCAAACGCAAGCGCGCCGACATGGTCAAGCTGCAACGCAATCTGCCCGTAGTGCCCGCCACACTGGCGCATATAATGCAGGCGCCCAAAATAAGCATG CACAAACGCAAGCGCAAGCAAACCCACGACAGTCAGCACTCGTTCAGCGACGATCAACACGAGTCGCAATCGCAGTGCTCCTCGCAGGATCCGCTGGACTGCAGTCACGAGGCGAAGTTTGCGGAAACATTTCGCGGCATGTCAAAGACCTCCGAGCTTGGCTACGAGATTTGGATGCACGAAGACTGCGCCATCTGGGCCAATGATATACAGCTGATTGGAGCGCATGTCAATGGACTCGATGCCGCTGTCTGGGATAGTACGCGCTATCAGTGCGTGCGCTGCGCACAGCCAGGCGCCAATATCTGCTGCTTTCAACGCGCCTGCAAGGCGGCCGCCCATGTGCCCTGTGCGCGCGATGCCAACTGGAGGCTGAGCGAAAAGAATCGCCAGGTGTATTGTGAGCTGCATCAGCATGAGACGAGTGCAATACCAACGGCAATACCAGCAATGCCTTTGCCAGCGCCGCCGCAAGTGCAGAGCACTGTGCCAACGGCACAGCCAGCACCGCTGCCACCGCCTCTCCAAGTGCACCTGCTTCCCTGA